The DNA window CAAACCTTCCAAATGATTTACTTGCAACTACATATTCAGATGCTGTTAATGATGTGCCAGCAAAATCTACTAGTCCAACTGCTACATTAGGCAAATACTCACAGAATGCGTAATCTAGGCCATAACATTCACCCTCTTTAAAAAGCCTTGCTTTCAAACTAAAGCCTTTATCTTTTTGAGATTGCATGCCTCCAGGTCCTCTTTCGAAGTCTGGATAACCTAATGAATTGATATCTGTATAGAATAAAGCACCTTCAAACCAGTCATATGGAGAAAATTGAAAAACATACTTTCCATAAGGATCGTATCTTGAGTAATTAAATGATACCTTGCCCTCATTATTAAACCTTGCATTAGGCATTTTAATAAGCCCAGAATAATCAACTAGAGAGCCTGTTAAAAATTCATTTGAATTTAAATTAAACGCAACTGCAAAAAGTAGAATAAGCTTTTTCATGAAGTATTATATTTTACTTTAATCACTTATAGCATTTAAAGATGCTGCAGCAAAAGCAATGTCTGAAACTGATCTTGTAATGACCTGTACTAATGGTAATCCTGAAATTCCCCCCAGCTTCTTCGGCACTACAATAGTATCGCCTGGCGCCAGTCTATAGAAGTCTGAAGAGAAGTAATTTCCACTAACTGGTCTAGCTGTTCCATCAGAGGAAATTACGTATACCTCTCTTTTATTGGCATATTTAGTAAATCCTCCAGTTGATTCTATGTAAAAATTAAGGTCTTTATTGTCTTGGAAAACAAGTGTTGAACTGGAGTTCACTTCACCTATAACACTTATAATTTGTGGTTTATTAAAAACATATATCTCATCATCTTGCTCTAGAATCAATTCTTTTGCAGTTTTGCTCTCAGGTGATAGATCTCCAACAACTCTGCCAATAGGTTCAGTTTGATCAGCTAAATTGAATATGGAAACAAGTTCTCCGACTGAACCACCTGTTTGTGCTGAATTTGCGTTTGTAAGATTGTAAAAGATTCCATCCAATAACTTTTTCTTTGAGTTTTCTAAAGCTTCTTTTTCTGCTCTTTTAACTGATGCTCTTGAAAGGAAAATAGATTTGCTTGATGCAGTACTTTTTAATCCACCTGATCGTCTGTAAAGCTCTTCGAGTGTAGTGCCCGGAAGCAATGTATATTCTCCAGGATTATTTACTTCTCCCATAACCTTAACTCTTACATATTTAGAGCTTATTGAAGGAACAGTGAGTGAAGCATTTATAGGATTTTTAACCAAATATCTTTTATCTGGTGATAAAACAGAGATATTGTTTGATAAGTCGATATATTCGACCATACTTTTCTCTGCCATTGGGGTATAACCGCCAATAAAATCTATAATTTTATTTATCTCAACCGATCCAAAAACTGGATACAGTCCATTTCTTGTAAACTCTCCCTCAACTGTAATTGCATGTGATTTCAAAAGTTTAAATATTTCTGGATTTGTAAGTAAAAATTCATACTTAAGGAGTTTAGAGCTTGCATCAGCCATCTTTCTTTGTTCTAGCTCTCTTTGATTTTTATAGTCTTCAAGAGCATCTTCGCCGACAATCTGAGATTCAAATCTAGATTGAACTGAATCCTCAATAAAGTTTTCATTAAATCTCTTTTCTATTTCCCTTTTTAACGCATTGGATGTTTGTGGCTGTGGAGCAGACAGATCAGATTCTTCTACGGATTCAACTGCCACAACTTCAAAAAAGCTCTTAAGCAATCTATTCTCAAGTTTATCCAAGTCCTCCGCTGATTCCTGAAGAAGATCGTTAAATACTTTAATATCTTCATTAGCAAAAAATCTTATGACTGAATTAGGCTTCACTTCAATATCTCTGTAGGTATCTGCATCAGATAAGCTAAATGGAGAAAGCTTAAAATTTCCAACATCATTCATTACCACTCCAAAGAAAGGATAGACATTGTCAGCAAACTCAAGATTTTTTATAAGCTCATTTAATTTAATATTTTCTGAATAAATGAAATCATTTTGCTTTACGGGGCCCACTACAACTGGGTTTAGGTTTGTTTCCAAACCTTTGCCTCTTATATCCATTGATAAAATTTTTGTTACATCTTCAAATTGATCTGAAGCAGATATTTGTTTGTTTGTAATCTGATCTTGATCAACATAATTAATTACCAATCTATCCATATCAGCATCAAAAAGCGCTTCTTGTGCAAATGTAAGAATGTCACTAATAGTATCTGTTTTCTTTATTTCATAAGTTAAAGGTCTATTGACTTTTCCTTTAACTTCAACAAAGTTGATAGCAGGTGGAATGAATACTGTATCACCTGGTCTTAAAGTCTTATCACCTGATCTGTCTCCAAAAATTAACTGTTTATAAAAATCAAATGGATATGTTTCTTCCCCTCTTTTAATTTGCATGTTTCTTAATGAGCCATAATCCTCTACCCCGCCGGATAGAATTAATAAATTTGATGCAGTTGTTAGGGGATTTACGGTGTATGCTCCAGGATTTTTTGCAGCTCCTAATACAAAAACTTGAAATGGCTGTAAATCTTGCATAGAAATTATTACTTCAGTTCCAAGAGAAGTTTTTGAATATATTTCGTTAACCTTGATGTTTACTTGTTCAAGAGTTAATCCTGCAATTTGTACATCACCTATTACAGGCATTTGAAGAACACCATTTAGACCTACTCTCAACTGCCTTTTAAGTTGATCTGCTCCTACAGTTATTACCTCTAAAATATCGCCTGGATTGATTTGATAAGTATTAGGTATTGGTAAATCTATAAGAGGAGCATAAGAACTTGGAGTTTTTGTAAAAAAGTCGTATCCAAATTTTCTCTTTGAACCAAGCAATGTTGATGCATAAGTGTTCTCAGTTTTATCAAATAATGAACTAGCGACAGGAGGCATTGTAGCCATCATTCCCATGCCCAACATCCCTGCTCCAGCATCTCCAGCAGTTAATTGTCCTATAACCTGTGCTCTAGCCTCAGGTGGCAGCATATTCAAATAATTTAAATTTTCTTGTGAAAGGTTTTGTGAGCCCATTTTTAGTGATAAAAAAGAGGCAATTAAAATAAGTATAAGTCGCATAGTATGTGGATTTTATACCTTAAACATTAAAGTCTCAATGAAATGAGCCTCTAAAACGGCTTTATGTAAGAGAAATTAGCATATTTATCCCAATTTTCTGCATTTTTAGTGATTATCATGTGATAATTCCCTTTCATAAAAAAAGAATAGATGAAAAAAGTTATTATTACAGGTTCTGCAGGCTTTATTGGCTTTCATACTGCACTAAGATTTCTCAAAGAAGGGTTTGAAGTATATGGAATAGATGATCTTAATGATTATTACGACCCAAATCTTAAAGAGGATAGAAATAAAATATTAGAACAAGATAAAAATTTTAATTTCATTAAAGCTGATATATCAAAAGTTGAAATTAAAAATAAATATAATGAGATAAATCCAGAATTGTTTATAAACCTTGCTGCGCAAGCAGGAGTCCGACACTCAATTACAAATCCAGAGGATTATATAAAAGCTAATATCGACTCTTTTTTGCACATAATGGAATTTGCAAAAGATAGCAAAAACTTAGTTCGAACATTATATGCATCTACAAGCTCTGTTTATGGTGGAAATATTAGACAACCTTTTCAAGAATCACATGGAGTTGATCACCCTCTTCAATTTTATGCCGTATCTAAAAGAACAAATGAATTAATGGCGCATGCTTATTCAAATCTTTATGGAACAGAATGCATTGGATTAAGATTCTTTACTGTTTATGGTCCATGGGGCAGACCTGATATGGCATTGTTTAAATTTACAAAAAATATACTTGAAGATAAAGAAATTGATGTTTACAACAACGGCAATCACAGCAGAGATTTTACATATGTCGATGATATTGTTGAGGGAATCTATTTATCATCTATTTCAAAAAAAGAATTGATCGATTCAAATTTCGATTCGAAGGATCCTTCTAGATCTTTCTGTAAAAGCATTATATTTAATCTTGGAAGAGGAAAACCAGAAAATCTTGAAGATTTTATTGATGAGATTGAGAGTAATCTTGGAAAAAGAGCAAAAAGAAATTTAATGCCCCTTCAGCCTGGAGATGTGCCAGATACTAGTGCAGATATTTCTGGTTTGAAAGATTTTTCTGGTTATGAACCTAAAACATCCATTAAAATTGGAGTGAAAAACTTTATTGACTGGTACAAAGAATATTACAAGGTAAATTTATGAAAAAAATTCTAATAACGGGAGCTGCGGGATTTATAGGTTCCCACTTAACTGAAAGATGTGTTGAAGAGGGATTCGAGGTTATAGCTTTTGATAGATATAACTCAGAAAATCATTGGGGATGGCTTGAGAATTCAAAACATAAAGGTAATTTTGAAATGGTTCTTGGTGATATAAGAGATTTTGATAGTGTAAGTAATTCAATGCAAAATGTGGATTGTATATTTCACCTAGCTGCATTAATTGGGATTCCATATTCATACAACTCACCTCTTGCATATATCAAAACAAATATTGAGGGGACATATAATGTGCTTCAATCGGCTAGAGAAAAAAGTGTTGAAAATATCCTTATAACAAGTACCAGTGAGACTTATGGAACTGCTCAAAAAATTCCAATGGATGAGGATCATCCAAAGGTAGGGCAATCACCCTACTCTGCAACAAAAATAGCAGCTGATCAATTAGCAATTAGCTTTCATAAATCTTTTGATCTTCCCATAAAGATAGTTAGACCTTTCAATACTTATGGTCCAAGACAATCCTCAAGGGCAATTATACCTAATATTACTTCACAACTTATCGTTGGTAACGAAGTTAACTTAGGAAATATTGAACCTACAAGGGACTTTACTTATGTAGAGGACACCTGTTCTGGTTTTCTTCAGATAATGGAGTCAGCAAAGCTAATTGGAGAAGAGGTTAATATTGGAATGAATGAAGAAATTTCTATTAAGGAATTGGTTTCAAAAATTGCTGGAATATTAGGAAAGGAATACAAAATTGTTGGTCAGGACGAAAGAAAAAGGCCAGAAAATAGTGAAGTTGAGAGACTTAATTGTGATAACTCAAAAATAATGGCTGCTACAGAATGGCAACCAAAATTTGATTTAGACTCAGGTTTAGAGGAAACAATTAAATGGTTAAAAGATAATTCATCTGAAAAAATGGGTGAATATAATGTCTAAAAGGATACCTCTTTCAGAACCTTTTTTCTTTGGTAAAGAAAAAGACTATGTCCGGGATGCAATAGAATCTACTTGGATTAGTGGTAGTGGCAAATATCTAGAAAAATTTGAAAGCTCAATTGGAGAAATAACTGACTCTCCTTATG is part of the SAR86 cluster bacterium genome and encodes:
- a CDS encoding SLBB domain-containing protein, with the protein product MRLILILIASFLSLKMGSQNLSQENLNYLNMLPPEARAQVIGQLTAGDAGAGMLGMGMMATMPPVASSLFDKTENTYASTLLGSKRKFGYDFFTKTPSSYAPLIDLPIPNTYQINPGDILEVITVGADQLKRQLRVGLNGVLQMPVIGDVQIAGLTLEQVNIKVNEIYSKTSLGTEVIISMQDLQPFQVFVLGAAKNPGAYTVNPLTTASNLLILSGGVEDYGSLRNMQIKRGEETYPFDFYKQLIFGDRSGDKTLRPGDTVFIPPAINFVEVKGKVNRPLTYEIKKTDTISDILTFAQEALFDADMDRLVINYVDQDQITNKQISASDQFEDVTKILSMDIRGKGLETNLNPVVVGPVKQNDFIYSENIKLNELIKNLEFADNVYPFFGVVMNDVGNFKLSPFSLSDADTYRDIEVKPNSVIRFFANEDIKVFNDLLQESAEDLDKLENRLLKSFFEVVAVESVEESDLSAPQPQTSNALKREIEKRFNENFIEDSVQSRFESQIVGEDALEDYKNQRELEQRKMADASSKLLKYEFLLTNPEIFKLLKSHAITVEGEFTRNGLYPVFGSVEINKIIDFIGGYTPMAEKSMVEYIDLSNNISVLSPDKRYLVKNPINASLTVPSISSKYVRVKVMGEVNNPGEYTLLPGTTLEELYRRSGGLKSTASSKSIFLSRASVKRAEKEALENSKKKLLDGIFYNLTNANSAQTGGSVGELVSIFNLADQTEPIGRVVGDLSPESKTAKELILEQDDEIYVFNKPQIISVIGEVNSSSTLVFQDNKDLNFYIESTGGFTKYANKREVYVISSDGTARPVSGNYFSSDFYRLAPGDTIVVPKKLGGISGLPLVQVITRSVSDIAFAAASLNAISD
- a CDS encoding NAD-dependent epimerase/dehydratase family protein produces the protein MKKVIITGSAGFIGFHTALRFLKEGFEVYGIDDLNDYYDPNLKEDRNKILEQDKNFNFIKADISKVEIKNKYNEINPELFINLAAQAGVRHSITNPEDYIKANIDSFLHIMEFAKDSKNLVRTLYASTSSVYGGNIRQPFQESHGVDHPLQFYAVSKRTNELMAHAYSNLYGTECIGLRFFTVYGPWGRPDMALFKFTKNILEDKEIDVYNNGNHSRDFTYVDDIVEGIYLSSISKKELIDSNFDSKDPSRSFCKSIIFNLGRGKPENLEDFIDEIESNLGKRAKRNLMPLQPGDVPDTSADISGLKDFSGYEPKTSIKIGVKNFIDWYKEYYKVNL
- a CDS encoding SDR family NAD(P)-dependent oxidoreductase; translated protein: MKKILITGAAGFIGSHLTERCVEEGFEVIAFDRYNSENHWGWLENSKHKGNFEMVLGDIRDFDSVSNSMQNVDCIFHLAALIGIPYSYNSPLAYIKTNIEGTYNVLQSAREKSVENILITSTSETYGTAQKIPMDEDHPKVGQSPYSATKIAADQLAISFHKSFDLPIKIVRPFNTYGPRQSSRAIIPNITSQLIVGNEVNLGNIEPTRDFTYVEDTCSGFLQIMESAKLIGEEVNIGMNEEISIKELVSKIAGILGKEYKIVGQDERKRPENSEVERLNCDNSKIMAATEWQPKFDLDSGLEETIKWLKDNSSEKMGEYNV